The genomic window CGAGTCTTCCGAGTCCCGCGAGAAGGGCTGCTGGGACCCCAAGACGTCGCTGCGCCCCTTCTACGACTCTTGGGATAGCGCCACTCCCACCCCAGACTTTGTTGTCGACGAGGTCTGGCGCGGCCTGGTCTCCTCCGTAGGCTTTGGCACCAACCCCTCAGCTGAAACACTTTCCTTCTGGGATGAAACCCTCAAGCAGGTGTACAGCGGCGATGAGGGCCGTAAGAAGCTCCGAACCGCCGTCGCCAATCTCCTCGAGCGTGATGGCCTGTTGCTTCGCCTTCGTGATGTCAAGTGCCCTGTCTACTGGCTTCAGGTATGTCACTCGTTGTTCTTATCACATCATATACTGACATACTCCTAGGGCCCCGAGGACCCCGTGTTCGGCAAGAATGTCCCTGCTGAGCACATCAAGCTCTTTATCTCAAGCCCCGAGGCTACACTCACCTTTGTGGATGGTGCCGGCCACTACTTGAGTGCGACCAGCCCCAAGGAGACTgaggaggccatcatgaagatGGTCAAGACGTACGCGTAGTGGATAGGCCCTGTTGGATAGCTTTGAATCATTAGCTTTGAACCGTTCTGAACCAAACAACCCATCGCGTTTCGTCTCCATGTAATCACAACCTTATTCACTCAACCGCGAACCCCGACTGCCGTTCCCTCTCCCGCAACCCAAACTATCCCTGTGAAACTCCCTCCGTTGTGGTGCGCGGGCGCTAGAATCTTCTGCCGGAGACGGCGCCAAAGTCAATTCGTAGCCAAGTTTGCGATGAGATCATTCCTTGAATGTCTTTCTCGCTCAGATCAATACCCGTTTTGGCCCTCGGAAACAGCGGACCGAAGAGCTTGATTCAAGTCGACAGTAAAAGAAGTCATAGTGTTCTGACTCCTTTTGCTACGACTCAAGTTGTTGGTCATCGCGGTGTCGCTATTCGCCACATCCAGAGAAAGGAGATTCAACAGCCCACAGCGTCCGGCTAATTCCGACTATTGACCCATTCATGGCAAATTCTTGAC from Fusarium falciforme chromosome 2, complete sequence includes these protein-coding regions:
- a CDS encoding AB hydrolase-1 domain-containing protein — encoded protein: MAAKTTIVVPHLGGIKAGYRLSGDAVDPSKPTVVLVNSMCTTSSLFDAQFSSKALTDAVNLLAIEPLGHGATSSPSEHFTYWDSAVMSLQVLEALGIDKAFALGTSQGGWIVVRMALLAPEKILGVLPLGTSMDYESSESREKGCWDPKTSLRPFYDSWDSATPTPDFVVDEVWRGLVSSVGFGTNPSAETLSFWDETLKQVYSGDEGRKKLRTAVANLLERDGLLLRLRDVKCPVYWLQGPEDPVFGKNVPAEHIKLFISSPEATLTFVDGAGHYLSATSPKETEEAIMKMVKTYA